The DNA sequence TGATTTTACTGGGCACGGTCTGCGTGCTGCAATTGGCGCAATGCCAGTAGCAGATATTTTTCGAGGTATGACCCGTAAAGGCTATTCTGCCGACGCCATTCTTCAGCAAATAAACAAACGATTATTTCGTTTATTACCTACTGGCATGTTTATGGCTGGAATTTTAGTCGAAGCATCACTACAGCAACAATCTTTGCGCGTATGGAATGGCGGAATGCCGGAACTGCTTATCTTTAATAATCAGCTGGGGGATATCAGAGATAGGGCTCTTTCTGAAAGTTTACCCTTAGGTATTCAAGTTGATCTTGAATTTGAACTTAAGCAACTAAAGTGGCTTAAGGGCGATCATGTTTTGTTATTAAGTGATGGAGTCACCGAGGCAGTAAACCAACATCAGCAAATGTTTGGCCAGCAACGTTTAGAGCACGCCATTAAGAATAAGCGTGATCACGCATCTTTCATTGCTTCTATTCAAGAACAGCTGCATTCCTTTTGCCAAAATGCGCCTCAGCTTGACGATATTAGTATGGTAGAACTGCCTGATTTACTGAGCCGCCCCAGCGCATTGGAAGAAAACAGCAATGCAAATATCACCGTGCAAAAAGGCTGTTGGACTTGGCAATTAAGTTTAGATGCGGATAGTTTAAAAACGCTCATGCCGATCCCGTTATTGATGACGTCTCTCCAAGAGTTGTCAGTTAATCATGTTGACCGGAATATTTTGTTCACGGTGGTCAGTGAGCTATACAACAATGCCTATGAGCACGGTGTGTTAAAGCTTGATTCGTCATTGAAAAACTCCGCTGAGGGCTTTGAAAATTATTATCATCAACGAAAGCTAAGGGCCGATCAACTAGAGTTGGGATGGGTAAAAATATCGATTAGCTATGATGGTAAAGTGAATCGAGATTTTACCATTGTTGTAGAGGATAGTGGCGCGGGTTTTGACCAACTAAAATTATCTCAACAAGCTAAACCCCAACAGTATTCTGGGAGAGGTTTGTTATTGGTGGAGTCGTTGTGTGAATCACTAGATATTTTAGAAAACGGTTCAGTACTAAAGGTCGTTTATCGTTGTCAATATTGAGAAAAATTGAACTTAAGTCGCCCTAATTGTTGGCTAAATGAGCAGGTGAAGCGTTTATGAGTAAAAACGGTTGACAGCATAAGGCTGGCTGCTTAGAATTCTGCTCGCTTTCAAGGCTTATTGATTTGAAAGCAATGTGATTTAGGGGCTATAGCTCAGCTGGGAGAGCGCTTGCATGGCATGCAAGAGGTCCGCGGTTCGATCCCGCGTAGCTCCACCAATTCACATCCCACCGTATATCGGGGCTATAGCTCAGCTGGGAGAGCGCTTGCATGGCATGCAAGAGGTCCGCGGTTCGATCCCGCGTAGCTCCACCAAATCTTTAGATTTAAGTCAATCAGAATCAAAAAGTATCACTTAGTGGTATTTTCTTGTAGATGAGGCCTGTTGCTTTAAGCCATCTGTAACTACACTCAAAGCTTGATGTTTAACTTTGAGTGTCGCTTATGTTGATGCGTAAACGTAATTTTGTATGGCTACTCTCTGGCAGTATATTTGCCTTTATCAATCTTGCTTTTGCCGAACCACTTCCTACTCGAGACCACGCTGCACAAGCCTTAGCTGCTAGCTTCAATCATCAACAAAGACTGCTCTCAGGCAAACCAATAGCAACTCAAGCAAGTGCGCAAGGGGACTTAGTACATTATTACCTAACTTTGCCACGGGAGGTGTTTAGTCGCGACGACACCGAGTTGTTTGCCCAACAAATAAAAGCGGATATATGCAAAGTGGAACAGCAGTCTTTGTATCGCGGGGTGCGGGTTAAACTCGTTATTAACGGCAGTGATGGTGAGTCGCTTTACCAAGCTATTCAAACTGATAAAGATTGCTCACGTTTACCTTATTAAACATCTGATGACTTAGATAGCCAATTTCCTCATTACACGGAGCTTGGCTTTTTTACTTGGTTACTTATCGTCTATCTTATTGATTAAACGGTTGAATTGAGGAGTGTTAAGTATGTCTTTTACCAATACTATTGAGTCCATGTGCCCAATAGCTCGAGGACCTCATCATCGAAATTCCCCCATTCCTGTTGAAGGTAAATGGGTGAACGCCATTGCAGTGACCGATATCTCTGGTTTGTCTAATGGCGTAGGAACTTGTGCTCCGCACCAAGGCGCGACCAAGGTTTCAATTAACGTGAAAAACGGCATTATCGAAGAGTGTTTAATTGAAACCGTAGGTTGCTCAGGTATGACTCATTCAGCAGCTATGGCATCAGAAATTTTAACCGGTAAAACCATATTGGAAGCGTTAAATACTGACCTAATTTGTGATGCCATAAACGTAGCCATGCGTTCAGTATTTGAAAATTTGGCTTATGGACGTAGCCAAACCGCATTCTCTGAAGGTGGCCTACCAGTAGGTGCTGGTTTAGATGATCTTGGCAAAGGCTTGCGCTCGCAAGTGGGCACGGCGTATGGCACCAAAGCGAAAGGTGCTCGTTACCTAGAGCTAGCTGAAGGTTATGTAACCCGTATGGCATTGGATGAAGATAATGAAATTATTGGCTATGAAATCGTACAGATGGGAAAAATGATGAGTGCTATTGCAGATGGAATAGACGCAAATCAAGCTTTAGATGACAGCAAGTCGGTTTATGGGCGTTTTGAAGATGGCGTTCAATTTGTTGATCCAAGAAAAGTATAGGGGCAAGATAATGGTCGAATTTGAAGGAAAAGAGCGCCGTATCGAGCGAATTAACCAAGTATTGGCGCAGTATAAACTTGCATCGCTGGAAGCGGCCCGGGAGTTATGCCTATCTCGAGGATTTGATCCCCATGACATCGTGTTACAAACTCAAGCTATTGCTTTTGAAAATGCCGCTTGGGCTTACGTGGTGGGGGCTGCCATCGCACTTTCAAAACAAGATAAAACCGCTGAACAAGCCGCGCTATCGATTGGTGAAGGTTTGCAGAGCTTTTGTGTGCCAGGTTCTGTAGCTGACCAGCGTAAGGTAGGCTTAGGTCATGGCCAATTAGCTTCCCGTTTATTGTCTAGTCAATCAGATTGTTTCTGTTTTTTGGCGGGGCATGAGTCTTATGCGGCGGCTGAAGGTGCAATAAAAATATCAGAATACGCCAACCAAGTAAGAAACCAGCCATTACGCTTAATTTTAAATGGTTTAGGTAAAGATGCCGCCTACATGATTGCTCGTATGAATGGTTTCACTTATGTGCAAACTCAGTTTGATTATCAAACAGGCACATTGAATATAGTAAAAGAGAAAGTGTTCGGTAAGGGCCACAGAGCCAGTATTCGCTGTTATGGAACTGATGATGTCGTAGAGGGGGTCGCGGTTATGCATCATGAAAATGTTGATATTTCTATAACGGGCAATTCTACTAATGCTGCGCGCTTTCAGCACCCTGTTGCTGGCACCTATAAAAAAGAACGCTTACTATTAGGCAAAGAATACTTCTCCGTGGCTTCTGGAGGGGGGACCGGACGAACTATGCACCCTGATAATGTCGGTGCTGGGCCGGCGTCTTACGGGCTCACCGACACGATGGGCAGAATGCATTGTGATGCCCAATTTGCTGGTTCTTCATCGGTTCCGGCGCATGTTGAAATGATGGGCTTAGTGGGTATGGGGAACAACCCTATGGTCGGCGCGAGTGTCGCTGTGAGTGTAGCTGTCGAGCAAGCTCAATAACAATTGTTCGCTCTTAGTGCTGTGCGTTGAGAGCGAGTAGCTACATTTTAAAT is a window from the Agarivorans sp. TSD2052 genome containing:
- a CDS encoding ATP-binding SpoIIE family protein phosphatase encodes the protein MLEHDIASFLNRAVKGTALVADPTRISRLLLGKILGDIGYKVIFAENGKEAVTLFKQQHIDIVFMDVFMPEVAGYQAAAQIKQISGRQFTPILFVTAETDVDSLVKCIACGGDDILFKPVHQAVLKAKVLGFERTRAIYNEISRLHSQRQEEEELAERVFSSAVSNSLCADKELLISLNSASTFSGDVVFAEYRPNGDINFLLGDFTGHGLRAAIGAMPVADIFRGMTRKGYSADAILQQINKRLFRLLPTGMFMAGILVEASLQQQSLRVWNGGMPELLIFNNQLGDIRDRALSESLPLGIQVDLEFELKQLKWLKGDHVLLLSDGVTEAVNQHQQMFGQQRLEHAIKNKRDHASFIASIQEQLHSFCQNAPQLDDISMVELPDLLSRPSALEENSNANITVQKGCWTWQLSLDADSLKTLMPIPLLMTSLQELSVNHVDRNILFTVVSELYNNAYEHGVLKLDSSLKNSAEGFENYYHQRKLRADQLELGWVKISISYDGKVNRDFTIVVEDSGAGFDQLKLSQQAKPQQYSGRGLLLVESLCESLDILENGSVLKVVYRCQY
- a CDS encoding iron-sulfur cluster assembly scaffold protein; its protein translation is MSFTNTIESMCPIARGPHHRNSPIPVEGKWVNAIAVTDISGLSNGVGTCAPHQGATKVSINVKNGIIEECLIETVGCSGMTHSAAMASEILTGKTILEALNTDLICDAINVAMRSVFENLAYGRSQTAFSEGGLPVGAGLDDLGKGLRSQVGTAYGTKAKGARYLELAEGYVTRMALDEDNEIIGYEIVQMGKMMSAIADGIDANQALDDSKSVYGRFEDGVQFVDPRKV
- a CDS encoding GGGtGRT protein → MVEFEGKERRIERINQVLAQYKLASLEAARELCLSRGFDPHDIVLQTQAIAFENAAWAYVVGAAIALSKQDKTAEQAALSIGEGLQSFCVPGSVADQRKVGLGHGQLASRLLSSQSDCFCFLAGHESYAAAEGAIKISEYANQVRNQPLRLILNGLGKDAAYMIARMNGFTYVQTQFDYQTGTLNIVKEKVFGKGHRASIRCYGTDDVVEGVAVMHHENVDISITGNSTNAARFQHPVAGTYKKERLLLGKEYFSVASGGGTGRTMHPDNVGAGPASYGLTDTMGRMHCDAQFAGSSSVPAHVEMMGLVGMGNNPMVGASVAVSVAVEQAQ